In the Solanum pennellii chromosome 5, SPENNV200 genome, one interval contains:
- the LOC107020938 gene encoding uncharacterized protein LOC107020938 isoform X1, whose product MMRSQQDQQSKLLYELSTLIFNILRSPTTPFEFSDQSPVIQRSTQLPTVRPMQQITPAGFASLLLGISMALMLCGSVTFFIGFFMMPWIIVFVMVLYLAGIVSVLSMIGRAIFCPMSSSQSHSQRYLLGISSYKLNSLMMKSGAEVWPGELDRNECFHGSECKSFIS is encoded by the exons ATGATGAGAAGTCAACAGGATCAACAATCTAAGCTTCTTTATGAGCTTTCTACTTTGATTTTCAATATCCTCCGATCTCCAACTACGCCCTTTGAGTTTTCCGATCAGTCACCGGTTATCCAACGCAGTACACAGTTGCCGACAGTGAGGCCGATGCAGCAGATTACTCCCGCCGGCTTTGCTTCCTTGCTTCTCGGTATTTCCATGGCTTTGATGCTATGTGGATCTGTAACCTTCTTCATTGGATTTTTCATGATGCCTTGGATTATTGTGTTCGTTATGGTTTTGTATCTAGCTGGAATTGTTTCTGTTTTGTCAATGATTGGACGAGCTATTTTCTGCCCTATGTCTTCATCACAATCGCATAGTCAAC GTTATTTGCTAGGTATCAGCTCATATAAGTTAAACTCCTTAATGATGAAATCAG GTGCGGAGGTTTGGCCGGGAGAATTGGACAGGAATGAATGTTTCCATGGAAGTGAATGTAAAAgctttatttcttga
- the LOC107020938 gene encoding uncharacterized protein LOC107020938 isoform X2: protein MMRSQQDQQSKLLYELSTLIFNILRSPTTPFEFSDQSPVIQRSTQLPTVRPMQQITPAGFASLLLGISMALMLCGSVTFFIGFFMMPWIIVFVMVLYLAGIVSVLSMIGRAIFCPMSSSQSHSQRISSYKLNSLMMKSGAEVWPGELDRNECFHGSECKSFIS, encoded by the exons ATGATGAGAAGTCAACAGGATCAACAATCTAAGCTTCTTTATGAGCTTTCTACTTTGATTTTCAATATCCTCCGATCTCCAACTACGCCCTTTGAGTTTTCCGATCAGTCACCGGTTATCCAACGCAGTACACAGTTGCCGACAGTGAGGCCGATGCAGCAGATTACTCCCGCCGGCTTTGCTTCCTTGCTTCTCGGTATTTCCATGGCTTTGATGCTATGTGGATCTGTAACCTTCTTCATTGGATTTTTCATGATGCCTTGGATTATTGTGTTCGTTATGGTTTTGTATCTAGCTGGAATTGTTTCTGTTTTGTCAATGATTGGACGAGCTATTTTCTGCCCTATGTCTTCATCACAATCGCATAGTCAAC GTATCAGCTCATATAAGTTAAACTCCTTAATGATGAAATCAG GTGCGGAGGTTTGGCCGGGAGAATTGGACAGGAATGAATGTTTCCATGGAAGTGAATGTAAAAgctttatttcttga
- the LOC107020938 gene encoding uncharacterized protein LOC107020938 isoform X3 has protein sequence MMRSQQDQQSKLLYELSTLIFNILRSPTTPFEFSDQSPVIQRSTQLPTVRPMQQITPAGFASLLLGISMALMLCGSVTFFIGFFMMPWIIVFVMVLYLAGIVSVLSMIGRAIFCPMSSSQSHSQRYLLGISSYKLNSLMMKSDWLKTS, from the exons ATGATGAGAAGTCAACAGGATCAACAATCTAAGCTTCTTTATGAGCTTTCTACTTTGATTTTCAATATCCTCCGATCTCCAACTACGCCCTTTGAGTTTTCCGATCAGTCACCGGTTATCCAACGCAGTACACAGTTGCCGACAGTGAGGCCGATGCAGCAGATTACTCCCGCCGGCTTTGCTTCCTTGCTTCTCGGTATTTCCATGGCTTTGATGCTATGTGGATCTGTAACCTTCTTCATTGGATTTTTCATGATGCCTTGGATTATTGTGTTCGTTATGGTTTTGTATCTAGCTGGAATTGTTTCTGTTTTGTCAATGATTGGACGAGCTATTTTCTGCCCTATGTCTTCATCACAATCGCATAGTCAAC GTTATTTGCTAGGTATCAGCTCATATAAGTTAAACTCCTTAATGATGAAATCAG ATTGGCTAAAAACAAGTTAA
- the LOC107020938 gene encoding uncharacterized protein LOC107020938 isoform X4, producing MMRSQQDQQSKLLYELSTLIFNILRSPTTPFEFSDQSPVIQRSTQLPTVRPMQQITPAGFASLLLGISMALMLCGSVTFFIGFFMMPWIIVFVMVLYLAGIVSVLSMIGRAIFCPMSSSQSHSQRISSYKLNSLMMKSDWLKTS from the exons ATGATGAGAAGTCAACAGGATCAACAATCTAAGCTTCTTTATGAGCTTTCTACTTTGATTTTCAATATCCTCCGATCTCCAACTACGCCCTTTGAGTTTTCCGATCAGTCACCGGTTATCCAACGCAGTACACAGTTGCCGACAGTGAGGCCGATGCAGCAGATTACTCCCGCCGGCTTTGCTTCCTTGCTTCTCGGTATTTCCATGGCTTTGATGCTATGTGGATCTGTAACCTTCTTCATTGGATTTTTCATGATGCCTTGGATTATTGTGTTCGTTATGGTTTTGTATCTAGCTGGAATTGTTTCTGTTTTGTCAATGATTGGACGAGCTATTTTCTGCCCTATGTCTTCATCACAATCGCATAGTCAAC GTATCAGCTCATATAAGTTAAACTCCTTAATGATGAAATCAG ATTGGCTAAAAACAAGTTAA